Within the Sulfurospirillum barnesii SES-3 genome, the region GATTTTATACCTGCCATTTCTAAGGCATCGGGGTTATGAACATCCGCATTTAAACAATACACAGGGGGGTGTAAAATTTTCTAATAAAAGATGGTTACGTTTTTCTTCTTCTTTCTCGATGACTACGGAGCGTAAGCCAGACTCATTTGCTTTTTTGATGATTTCACTGGTGATGGAGTTGTATCCTAAAATGATAATATACCGCTCTTTCAGATAAGCGATATTGCGTCTAAATTTTGCACGAGAAAATTCTTCTAAAAAGAGTTTGTCTTGTAGCAATGCCACCAAAGAGCCTAGACTGTAAAACCATCCAGTCACGGTTATAAAAATAGCAATAGAAACCCACATACGCTGAGGATACGTGAATGTAAAAGGCGTTTCACCAAATCCTATGGTTGTTGCAGTATAGCTTATAAAATAAAACGCATCAAAAATAGTTAATTGATAGGGATTTCCCTCGTTATCAACACCTTTAATCAGTAAAAGACCAATAATGGAAATAGTGTATGTAAGAATAATAACCAAAAAAGGAGCGCGCATCCTTTGCAAAATAAGCCATAGCGAGCTATTTTTCACGCAAACTCTTTAGCGTTTCGATTTGAGTGTGTCACCAATATAGAGCAATACACTCGTAATATTCGCAAGCAAAGCACCACCGCTAAGACTAATAATCACCGATGAAATTTCTTTATCGATGGCATAAGCATAGCTTGCAATTGTCCAAATGGATGCTGCTGCGATCAGTTGAATATCAGCAACGAAACTGCTGGCTAAAAGTACAGAGCCTAATTGTGTTTTATCACCAATTTTAAGTGTTGTTGCAATGATGTTCACAACAAGGGCAGCAAAAAGTTCATATTTACTGTGTACTTCTAAATCGGTTAAATCACCGTAAAAAAAACCAAAATTAAGCGTCATCGCTAAAATAATAAAAAAACCTGAAATCACTTTATCTAAATTCATTGTTTTCCTCACTGCTGTAAGATACTATGAGGCTATTATACCGTTTACATGTAAAGATTAAAAAAGTTTTGTTACAATTTGGCTAAATTATCTTTACATGTAAAGAGAACAGGAAAAGACATGAAACTTTTTGGAACCGATGGGGTACGAGGCAAAGCAGGCAAAAAACTGAGTGCTTTTATGGCCATGCGATTGGCAATGGCAGCAGGCATTTATTTTCGCAAGAACTCTATTACCAATAAAATTTTAGTAGGAAAAGATACCAGACGCAGTGGTTATATGATAGAAAATGCTATTGTCTCAGGACTCACAGCCGTGGGATATGATGTCAGGCAAATTGGACCTATGCCAACACCTGCCATTGCATTTTTGACCGAAGATATGCGA harbors:
- a CDS encoding ion channel, encoding MKNSSLWLILQRMRAPFLVIILTYTISIIGLLLIKGVDNEGNPYQLTIFDAFYFISYTATTIGFGETPFTFTYPQRMWVSIAIFITVTGWFYSLGSLVALLQDKLFLEEFSRAKFRRNIAYLKERYIIILGYNSITSEIIKKANESGLRSVVIEKEEEKRNHLLLENFTPPCVLFKCGCS
- a CDS encoding DUF6394 family protein; amino-acid sequence: MNLDKVISGFFIILAMTLNFGFFYGDLTDLEVHSKYELFAALVVNIIATTLKIGDKTQLGSVLLASSFVADIQLIAAASIWTIASYAYAIDKEISSVIISLSGGALLANITSVLLYIGDTLKSKR